The window AAGGTGACTTCTGAGCCCTTGAGAACAGAAATCCCAGGATCAGCCAGCTGTTTGTGATTGGAGAGGTGGGTCCAAGGTTGCTAGGCCAGGAGAAGGCctggagtggcaggacaagggacaatggctttaaactgaaagagaggagattTAGAtgagatgttaggaagaaattgttccctgtgagggtggtgaggccctggcacaggttgcccagagaagctgtggctgccccatccctggaagcgtccaaagccaggttggacagagattggaacaacctgggataatggaaggtgtccctgcccttggcaggggagtggaatgagatgagctttaaggtccttccaacccaacccattccatgatggCTCAGTTCTTCCCTGTctttccctgtcccagctgtttGATCGCGATGGCTCTGAAGAACAGCAAGACTGGGAGCCTGCCCGTGAGCGAGATCTACAGCTTCATGAAGGAGCACTTCCCCTACTTCAAGGTACCTGTGCAGCCCCAGGGGGGAAGTGCAGCATCCCAAATCCGTGGCTGGTTAGTCTAACACGCCCTGCACTTTCAGACAGCCCCAGATGGCTGGAAGAACTCCGTGCGCCACAACCTGTCCCTGAACAAGTGCTTCGAGAAGGTGGAGAACAAGCTGAGCGGCACCTCCCGCAAAGGGTGTCTGTGGGCCCTCAACCCCGCCAAGATCGACAAGATGGAGGAGGAGATGCAGAAGTGGAAGAGGAAGGACTTGGCTGCCATTCACAGGAGCATGGCCAACCCAGGTAGGGCTTTTatctccctgccccatcccaaaCATCCACGGCCTTCCCTGAGGGTCCCGCTGCCTCCAGTGTTACTGATTATAGAGTCACATTTTCCTGTCTGTTCTTCTGTAAAACCCTCCCTTTATTAAGTCTTTCTCATTCTTATttataaagaaacatttttttgaaGCTTTCAGGAGCTCAGTGTCGGCAAAATCAGATGGAGTTTTTTGCTGCAAAATCAGTGACATACAATCAGTGataaattagttttatttgtttacaaGCTAAAGGGCCACTGAAACTGTCAGGAATCACTTTTATGAGTGTTATTTAAGAGATAAGCAGAATTCAGAGTGTCCCTGTGATCAGGGCACCTACTGAGGGCATCTAGTTCTGCACCTGAGGGTGAACTGCCATCAAGGGCGATTTGGTTGCTCTGCGTAAGTCTCGTGATCATTCCTTTAACTCAGTCAGGGGTAACCATGGAAGTGGACTTGGGTAAGGGCTGAGGGTGAGGAAGCAGATGGCCCTTCTTTGCTCCTTGCACAgtctcagcctgtgctgtgtcTCATCCGGTGACAGTCACTGCCAGGTCAGTTTTATGGCAGAAATGTGTGGAACCTGTGAAACACTTTGGCCCATCCCTGCTTCAACAAATGGattaaactgtcttttttcctccttgggAACGGGCATTgcctgtgcagaggagctggacAAGCTGATCACCGACAGACCTGAGAGCTGCAGGCGGCCCAGCAAGCAGGCAGAGCCCGAGGTGCCCCCCCTGAGCCACATGGCCACGGCCCAGGGCCGGATCCCcgtgtcccagctccagcctcagcCCATCATGACActgtccctgcagtccctgccCCTGCACCACCAGCTCCAGACCCAGGCTCGCCTCGCCCCAAACTCTCCTGCCCCCGCGCAGACACCTCCCCTGCACACCCTGCCTGACATGAGCCACAGCCCCCTGCCCCACCACCCCCTGGGACGGGCCCCTCCGGAATTCCCCAACGTGCCGGCGGACATGAGCACAGAGGTGGATGCCCTGGATCCCAGCATCATGGACTTTGCACTGCAAGGTAAGGGACAGGGcccaggggagggcagggagggggtttTGTGGTTGGGTAGTCACTGAACATCCAGCCAGAGTCCTCTGGGGTGGGGTGGGACTGAGCTGATAACTGGTGCTGGGTGTCGGCCCCTGCCATGTGACTTCCTTGGCTTTCCAGGATGGATTTTGTCCCTGTGCCAGGTAGGACAGCAAACCCCCTTCCTGGCTCCAGATCAGGCACTGCAGCAGATGTAAGCAGGGATGTGGGACACTACATCTCACTGCCCAGGGGAAACCAGGGCTTTGCTTGTGCCTTGGTGTTCCCCTTGTGTGCAAGGAGAACTTCCCTGGCTTATGGCAATGCCTGGTGTCGTCCCTGGGCGTGTGGTTAGCTCAGGTAAATAGGTGCTGCTTGAAAAGGTCTAGAACCAGAGGATTTGTGGGGAACAGACCCACTTGCTGCCCTTGCCCCATAGTGGTACCACCCTCGAGCAGTGGGTGAAGCCCTTTAGTTATCCTTGAAGAGGGTGACCTACACACAGCTCCCATGGGTGTGGGATGTCCTGCTGTGATGAGGATTTAATCCTTTCCAGGTAACATCTGGGAGGAGATGAAGGACGAGAGCTTCAGCCTGGACACCCTGGGTGCCTTCAGCACGTCCCCTCTGCACCTCTCCGACTGCGacctgggcacccctggcctCACACCCGTGTCCAGCAGCAGCGACCGCTCCTTCCCAGACCTGCAGGTCACCGGCCTCTACACCACCTACACCACCCTGGACAACGTGGCAGCTGCTCAGTACATGACCCCCCAAGGCAACAAacccatccctctgctctgagCTTTGCACCCTTCCACAGATCCCAACACCTGGAAGCAATGAGAGCTCCTCCTGCGGACACTTGGGATGTGTCGGCTACTTACAGCGTGAGAGGCCAAAATAAATCAGACTGTGACTGGTAGAACCACTTTCACCTGTGGCAACCCTGAGGAAGGGGCGCAGATACTTGTGTTGTGGGGCTGGTCAGCTCTCCAGAAGGACCTGGAAGGCATCAGGCAGCAGGAACTTTCACTGGAATGGAACTGAGCTAAAAGTAACCCAGTTAAGAGAAATACATTTAATCTCCCCTGTGATCTGCTGGAGCTGGCTGGTCACCACCTTCACAAAAGCCAACAGAGTCAACGGGCTGGTCAGCACTGAGTTGGAGCCCAAAATGGTTCATCATGCACCTGGTGAATcattttctcttaatttgccaAATCCCTGTTGCTGTTGAACAAAGACCTCACCCAGTCCCTGGAGACGTTTGCACCACTAACACTTTTCTGACTTAACTGTTGTTAATTTATTGTTCTGAGGTaggaaaaaggagcaaaaataCTAAAGAGGAAAACTCAACCCCATAGCAGACAACTGCTGTATctagatttaaaaacaaagtccTCACCCCTGAGGGAAGTGGTACTACTGAACTATTAAACTGGCTAGAAGATTTTAGGAATTATGCctatttttaggatttttaaaagaaatagattTGTTTATAGTCTTGTGTATTGTGCTTCTGTCTATTCTTGTGCTAGGCAGTATTACTATTtgtaaatttatttatatttattgtcatgaagagaaaagaaattattgagCACTGTTCAAGTTTTATAATGCTGCAGTACCCTGGTTTACAGCCACTAAATTATTCAGCATCAAAAATACAACCAGCTCATCAGTCTTTACACAACATTACTTTAATAAGCACTTTTGATACTGTGaaactcctttttaaaaaaaattcagagaccAAATATTGTCACTGTACCATTCATAATAGTCTGTCTTTCCTaattaacaaagaaaaactgtttctaatgtagctttttaaaaaactttcaaACCCTGCCTTGTTCTTGGTAACATATACTGCAAAAATGTGATGAAACATCTGAAAGTAAGTTGGGATTTAGCATTTAGTCCACTTATACCTCTGTGACCACCGTGATATTTATATGTCGAGTTTTGTCTGTTCCTGTGCATTAATAGAATTTTCCAGTGTCATATCCAGCTGCTCACAGGCTCCTCTCTCCCACCCCCACCCATGGATTAAACCCAGAGGGTGCAGGATGCTGGAGTGACCCAGTGGGCATCTTTTTTCTTGAAAGTCCCTTCTGTGAAGATCAGGGGATAGAAAACAACTGTGCCTGTATCCTCCCAGCACATCCATCCGTGGAAACTTCTTCCCAAGGGCAGGATGCTCCATGTCATAATTTATTGCTCAAGGACAATGTGATTGATGATCATTTGCTGTGACTGGCGTCATCTATGAtgtctgtgttttttaaataaatatttcttagcACTAAGCCTGGGTCCCTGGATGTGCTGGGTGATAACTGCTCTGGTGGCAGGGAGCCCTTGCCATGCTGGGCTTTCCCAGGATTCATTCCCTTTGCAGACACGGTTCTATAGGTGTATCCTTGGCTCAGATCTTCCAGGAGAGTAGGAGTTTACAGGTATTTGGTGCACCCTGTTCCTCACACCCTCTGTAGCCAAATCCCTGAACAAGCTCTGGTGtgggggcaggggctggcaggagggatgCTCAGAGCTGCTCCACACCCAAACAGGTCCTGTGCCACAGGAAGGGGCCAGAGGCACCAGCCCCTGCTCAGATCCACCATGTTTGTACAAGGACAGAAGACACAGAGGTCAGGAATCTTTCCTTGGAGCTGAGCCCACCTTATTGCCCTTGGTTTGGCTCCTGCACATGAGGATCAGCAGTGACACCTTTCAAAACAGGAAGTGTCTCACAAAGTCCTTCCTACTCCCACCCCAGGACAGGGAGACCTCCCATAGATCCCAGgggacccccagcccaggcATGACCAGGGAGCTGTCCACCTTCACTCCACAATACCAGAACTGCTCTTAACAATGTGTCCCATCTTCCACCACCGTCCTGCTCCTCCTTTGTGAGCCAAAGATAACCCTGTGCTGGTGAAATGACACAGCCAGAGGCACTGGAAAGCACGTGTTCAAATGTCCTCTCCATGACCAAGATGATTAAAGGCCACCTGAGAAGCAAGGTACAGGTCCAGGCAGGTGACAAGTCACCCCGTGAGCTCTTCTACCCTCCTGAGCTTCAGAGGAGGAACCAGGTCACTGGGGCAGGAGCACCTGGAGCTGTGTCCTCCCTCTTCTCCATCCTCCACAGGAGCCAGAAAGGACATGAAATGGGTGAGAGGAACAGCTGGTTCAGTCAGTGGTGTATCCTTTCACATTCCCACTGCAACAGCTCCCAGATGAGCTCACTTAGGACGTTTCTGGCCATCAGCTACTCGCAGTCTCATCTACTCTTTGCCCTCCAACAAGGGGAAAGACAAGACAACTTGCTCCTCCCAGTTTCTAAACCATCAGTTGAGGCTGCTGCTCACAGGATGTTCATTTCCTTGTGTTGGTGTCTGGGCAGCTCCTTTGTCCTGCTCCCTGTGGCCTCTGGACCAGTAGGTTTGAACCTCCAGCTCTGTCCAGTCTCATAACATGTGTCTGACCtggtgtttgttttaaagatcAGGGCCAGGCTTTACAACTAAAACACAGTAAAAGATCTTAGATTCTTATTAAAACCAACTTCTGCACCAGGTCCAGACTCCAGGCTTGGCTTGGGACAAGTTTATCTTCTGCCAAGTTGCCCCTCTGGTGAACACCCCTGTGCCAGAGTGGCCTCTGCATGGATGGGAAGACCATCTCCATGGCTTAACATACAAACACTGGCATCCTTTATTTAGGCACGTGAGGAAGAGTCCAAGGCTTCAGTTCCAGGGCTGAGGAGCCATGAGGGGAGGTGAGGCTGTGTCCTggtgcccctcctgccccacggGGATTGCCCTGGGCATTGCCAGCCCTGGCTCAGGAGGGGTCATCTGTGTCCACCGTGGACAGGAGATGGGCCACCTGGGCCTTCTGGGGACCGGTGATGTGCTGGGCCATCTGCACCATGCAGTCCATGATCACCTCGGGGTTGGCCTGGAGCAAGCTGCAAGGCAGATGGGAGAGGGCAGCTGGCTGGGAGGCTGAAGGAAGAACCACCTTCTCTGCACCCCCTGCTGTTCCCACCCCAGGGATCAGTATCAGCCTCCTCATCCTGGCTCCCGTGGCCCCTCACCTGCGGATGTGTTTGAGGATGTAATCCCTCCTCAGGTGCTTGAGGTTCTCCCTGATGACTGACTGGGTGCTGTCATCCTCCTGCATGTGCTTCTCCAGCCACTCCACCACCACCTGGTTGTTGTCCCAGAGGTAGCCCTGTGGAGAGCAGCACAGTGGGCAGGGggtcctgctgcctgcacagcctgagcccccccttcctcctgtgGCCTCAAAACCAGGCAATGGGCATTTCCTTCCCAGTCCTGCACATATGGCATGGCACAATCCCCCACTCCCATGTTCCAGTCATGGGGTAAAAGGTTCAGTCTGGAAACTGAAATTCATGAAACCTTTGCAAACTGTTTAAAATGCCAAAAGTTAAGGTAAAAGACGTTTTCTTTGCATGTCATCACTTCCTGGCTCAGCAAGAACAGGACTGGAACAGCGACACATGTGTGTCATTTGAAAGCAGCTCAAATGCAAAGAACCCAAGTCTCTCATCTGCCCTGGGAAGCCCTGTCATGGTAAAAAGTGTTTATTTGGGGACCATCTTGCTATTGCTGAGCACCAGCACCCAGCTGGGGTCACTTAATTTGGAGAGACATCCCCAGCTTCAGGGCTGCTCAGCTGCCCACCCGGACACATTATCTTCATATATTTAAACCTTCACCAAAATATCTGAGTGATGGGAGAGCAAGGTGAGAGCCTTTGGGACACCCAGAGGGTGTCTCAGGAGGTTGGGGCGGGAGGTACCTTTTCAGCTCCCTCCGTCTCCATGAACCAGCGCCGCAGCATGGACTGGATGTGGATGTGGCTGAGCTCACTGTTGGCCTTCAGCACCTCCGCTTTcaccccctgctccagcagcagccgcCGCAGCCGCCAGTAGAGGAAGGAGCGGGCATTCCTCCACTCCAGGATGTCCTGCAGGAACAGGCACAGCCGGGTTTGCCtttgcaggaggaggaggagccgaTGTGCTCGCCCATAGCTCCGGATCGAGGGCagagggcagtgcaggggcaggaaCAGTCTGCagtgcagggagctgcagcccctcgggaggggatttgcctcctgCCTTTGTGCCGCTACCGCAGAAATCCCTGCCCCGAGCCCTTCCCCTGGCCTGGTGTCCTTCCAGCTCACCGTGATGACTCCTTTCTCCTGCATGCGGCCCGGGGTGTCGTGCAGGTCGGCGAAGCGCACGGCCACCTGGTGGTACacgggcaggagcagctcctccctcgccttcagctgcttctccagctccctgcgCTGCGCCTCCGACAGCTCGGGGTTGCCTGGGGGACACActgtgctgagcagccccagcggTGGGATCCACAGGCACCGTGGGATCTGTggtccctctgtgctgccacATCAGTCACTCCCACTGGGAAACGGGGTGCCGTGTCCCTTTGCTTTGGCACATTTACACCAGAGCCCAGCCACAGAGCCTGTGGCCACGAAGGGGTCACACCATGTTTGGTGTCTGCCACAAGAGAAGGGAGGTGGCATTTGCAGGACTCTGTGGAACTATGTTGTGGCAGGATGGAGGGACATGGGGGCAAGGACCACCCAATGCATTGGGTACAGTTCAGCATGGCCATTGCCATTCTTCATCTCAAAGCATGGGAGAAGACCTCAGCCCCAGCCCTAGGAGATACAGGTTTTCTAAAGTACCACCATAGCCTCTTGGCAGGCATGGTATCAGAAAAGCCATGAAGAATTTTCCCAGAGGAACACTAAAGGATTTCCTGGTGATTGCCATCATAGTGCTTAAGcctcattttttaatttaccaCCACCAATGCCCTGAAATCCCCTCCCCTTACCCATCTGCTCAACAAGCTTGGCATAGACTGTATCAATCCTTCTCATGGTCTTCACCAAATCCTTCTTCCTGAACTTAATCTCCACTGTTCCTCCAGGCTCCAAAATGCCTCCCCTGGAAGGAAAGTGTGGTAAAGCAGAGACTGCTCTTCATAGAGAATAAATCCTGGGAAAAGAGAGGCAGCTCTCTTTTCTGAGGATTAGGGAGAGAAAACCTAAAAGGATTTTGCTTCCAGTGTGGGATTCTTGTCTACCCTGCCACTCACAGCTCACTCCAACATGCAGGTTAGAGAAAAGGCCTCCTGACTGCAGAACGGTTTTACTCACCCACAGCCTTTGCTGGAGGCAGGAGGATATTCCAAGGAGACACCTTGGGGATATCCCAAACCTTTCCATTATTCTATTACACCTGCCATGCTGCTCTGCAAGAACCTTGGAACTTGTCACTGATGGCTTTGAAAGGGTTAAAACCAGATATCTCAAGTGGCAGAAGGTCCCTGCCTGCCAGGGGactgtggctctgcagccccgattccccagctctcccttccccgcacaggggctgtgggggacACCCACGTGTTTGGGGTGCTGACCTGCTCTCCTTGTCAGCGTAGAGCTCCACGTGCAGGGGGTTGATGGTGGAGTCGATGACcacccaggagccccccctCAGCTCTGCATGAGGGGGGATGTAgaccagcacaggctgcctgAAATCCCGCAGGCTGTCCACGATCAGGGCGCCGAACTTCAGCATTTGGTCGTACATGTCTGAGAGCCAAAGGGACTCAGTGGCTGGGTGACACCACTGCCATGGCCAGGCCACTGCCCCGgcctcctccagctgcccaAAGCCACCTTCTCTATTGGAGATACAAACAAGctccccaaaaccagcccagcAGGGAGCTGCCAACCCCTGGGACTTGGATCCTGCAATGCCCCAGCCCAATCCCATATCCCAGGGTGGTGTAGGCAGAACCCTGGTAGGCTGGGACAGCCCAGGACCCCGTGGGATGGCAGGGGTGCTGGCAGTATGTCACAGCATGGGAATCTGAGCATACTAAGCATGGATACCTTTCATGCCGCTGGAGAAGCCTCTCCAGTTGGCAAAGATCATCAGCGGGAGGTGCTCCCGGTTGAAATCCCGAATGGCCTGGGCTGTTTTAAAGGCAGAGTCTGGGAACCAGACCTGCCCAGCCTGCTGGATTATCTGGAAAAGAcagtgagcagcagctctgagaaTGTGCCAGTTCTTCATAGCACACCACACTGTAGGTCAGCAGCACGTGGTGTGAAATAGCTGAAAGGATACAAACTGACCGAGCACCCTTGATTTCACCAGAATTAAGAAAAATCCAGACATGCCAAAGAATTCCACTAAGctttttccctgctctcccctccagcctcctctcAGGTGCTGCTTGGCCTCACTAAGGTCTCCCCACACACCTTTGCCTCTGAGTCCAGGTTGGCGGGGTCCGC of the Pseudopipra pipra isolate bDixPip1 chromosome 18, bDixPip1.hap1, whole genome shotgun sequence genome contains:
- the FOXN4 gene encoding forkhead box protein N4 isoform X2 — protein: MIESDIPAIMSGIIRNSGQNHHPSQEYRLLASDPSQLSEDELPGDLQSLSWLTSVDVPRLQQMASGRMDFSLGAQNAMLQQPGPVTNTLHSTGAPGAMIHVQASLPQGILGLNSISTHGPNMSPYAVGGQLSPGLQTQQQLFSPPPPPPPPPPHSQQVFALAQNTQQCNPAGIYNTSYGTQPHYSQPRLAPHSAQELHPKHYPKPIYSYSCLIAMALKNSKTGSLPVSEIYSFMKEHFPYFKTAPDGWKNSVRHNLSLNKCFEKVENKLSGTSRKGCLWALNPAKIDKMEEEMQKWKRKDLAAIHRSMANPEELDKLITDRPESCRRPSKQAEPEVPPLSHMATAQGRIPVSQLQPQPIMTLSLQSLPLHHQLQTQARLAPNSPAPAQTPPLHTLPDMSHSPLPHHPLGRAPPEFPNVPADMSTEVDALDPSIMDFALQGNIWEEMKDESFSLDTLGAFSTSPLHLSDCDLGTPGLTPVSSSSDRSFPDLQVTGLYTTYTTLDNVAAAQYMTPQGNKPIPLL
- the FOXN4 gene encoding forkhead box protein N4 isoform X1, which gives rise to MIESDIPAIMSGIIRNSGQNHHPSQEYRLLASDPSQLSEDELPGDLQSLSWLTSVDVPRLQQMASGRMDFSLGAQNAMLQQPGPVTNTLHSTGAPGAMIHVQASLPQGILGLNSISTHGPNQMSPYAVGGQLSPGLQTQQQLFSPPPPPPPPPPHSQQVFALAQNTQQCNPAGIYNTSYGTQPHYSQPRLAPHSAQELHPKHYPKPIYSYSCLIAMALKNSKTGSLPVSEIYSFMKEHFPYFKTAPDGWKNSVRHNLSLNKCFEKVENKLSGTSRKGCLWALNPAKIDKMEEEMQKWKRKDLAAIHRSMANPEELDKLITDRPESCRRPSKQAEPEVPPLSHMATAQGRIPVSQLQPQPIMTLSLQSLPLHHQLQTQARLAPNSPAPAQTPPLHTLPDMSHSPLPHHPLGRAPPEFPNVPADMSTEVDALDPSIMDFALQGNIWEEMKDESFSLDTLGAFSTSPLHLSDCDLGTPGLTPVSSSSDRSFPDLQVTGLYTTYTTLDNVAAAQYMTPQGNKPIPLL